A window from Triticum aestivum cultivar Chinese Spring chromosome 6D, IWGSC CS RefSeq v2.1, whole genome shotgun sequence encodes these proteins:
- the LOC123145546 gene encoding endoglucanase 7, with the protein MRSGSAAAAAVILSRRLGAVLLLVLLLIAATAAAAEGSKSGSGDGKAHNYEEALRKSLLYFEAQRSGRLPHGQRVPWRDHSGLTDGLEQGVDLVGGYYDAGDHVKFGLPMAFTVTMLSWSMLEYGADVAAAGELAHALEAIKWGTDYFIKAHTQPDELWAEVGDGDTDHYCWQRPEDMTTSRQAYKVDRDHPGSDVAGETAAAMAAASMVFRKSNPHYAHLLLHHAQQLFEFADGYRGQYDSSIAEVKSYYASVSGYKDELLWAALWLHRATGKPGYLDYVVDNAHDFGGTGWAITEFSWDVKYAGVQILAARLLLRGEHTAEQKRTLERYQAKAEHYVCACLGRNAQAGGEDANVERSPGGMLYIRQWNNMQYVTNAAFLLSTYADYLAEAGVGTVTCAGGETAGAGEVAALARAQVDYVLGTNPRGVSYLVGYGAKYPARVHHRAASIVPYKHSKQFIGCSQGFEHWFGRRSSNPNVLVGAIVGGPDRRDRFRDNRDNYMQTEACTYNTAPMVGMFAKLNRMAREERERRAATARSGTAAEV; encoded by the exons ATGAGATCAGGgagcgccgcggccgccgccgtaaTCTTGTCTCGACGGCTCGGAGCCGTGTTGCTGCTGGTGCTGCTTCTGAtcgcggcaacggcggcggcggcggaggggagcaAGAGCGGGAGCGGCGACGGCAAGGCGCACAACTACGAGGAGGCGCTGCGGAAGAGCCTGCTCTACTTCGAGGCGCAGCGGTCGGGGCGGCTGCCGCACGGGCAGCGCGTGCCGTGGCGCGACCACTCGGGCCTCACCGACGGCCTGGAGCAGGGGGTGGACCTGGTGGGCGGCTactacgacgccggcgaccacgtcAAGTTCGGCCTGCCTATGGccttcaccgtcaccatgctgtcctGGAGCATGCTCGAGTACGGCGCCGACGTCGCGGCGgccggcgagctcgcgcacgcgcTCGAGGCCATCAAGTGGGGCACCGACTACTTCATCAAGGCGCACACGCAGCCCGACGAGCTGTGGGCCGAG GTGGGGGACGGCGACACGGACCACTACTGCTGGCAGCGGCCGGAGGACATGACGACGTCGCGGCAGGCGTACAAGGTGGACCGCGACCACCCGGGCTCCGACGTCGCCGGCGAgacggccgccgccatggccgccgcctccatGGTCTTCCGCAAGTCCAACCCGCACTACGCCCACCTCCTCCTGCACCACGCCCAGCAG CTGTTCGAGTTCGCGGACGGGTACAGGGGCCAGTACGACAGCAGCATCGCGGAGGTGAAGAGCTACTACGCGTCGGTGAGCGGGTACAAGGACGAGCTGCTGTGGGCCGCCCTGTGGCTCCACCGCGCCACCGGCAAGCCCGGCTAcctcgactacgtcgtcgacaacgccCACGACTTCGGCGGCACCGGCTGGGCCATCACCGAGTTCAGCTGGGACGTCAAGTACGCGGGCGTCCAGATCCTCGCCGCAAGA CTGCTGCTGAGGGGAGAGCACACGGCGGAGCAGAAGAGGACGCTGGAGCGGTACCAGGCCAAGGCGGAGCACTACGTGTGCGCGTGCCTGGGCCGGAACGCGCAGGCCGGCGGCGAGGACGCCAACGTGGAGCGGAGCCCGGGCGGGATGCTCTACATCCGGCAGTGGAACAACATGCAGTACGTGACCAACGCGGCGTTCCTGCTGTCCACGTACGCCGACTACCTGGCCGAGGCCGGCGTGGGGACGGTGACCTGCGCCGGCGGCGAGAcggcgggcgccggcgaggtggcggcactGGCCAGAGCGCAGGTGGACTACGTGCTGGGCACCAACCCCAGGGGCGTCAGCTACCTCGTGGGCTACGGCGCCAAGTACCCCGCCAGGGTGCACCACCGCGCCGCCTCCATCGTGCCGTACAAGCACAGCAAGCAGTTCATCGGGTGCTCGCAGGGGTTCGAACACTGGTTCGGCCGCCGCAGCTCCAACCCCAACGTGCTCGTCGGCGCCATCGTCGGCGGGCCCGACCGGAGGGACCGGTTCAGGGACAACCGGGACAACTACATGCAGACGGAGGCGTGCACCTACAACACCGCGCCCATGGTGGGGATGTTCGCCAAGCTCAACCGGAtggcgagggaggagagggagcggAGAGCTGCCACGGCGAGAAGCGGCACGGCGGCCGAGGTGTAA